A window of Halomonas sp. H10-9-1 contains these coding sequences:
- a CDS encoding pyridoxal phosphate-dependent aminotransferase has translation MDTTPIRKSHKLHNVCYDIRGPVLDHAKRLEEEGQRILKLNIGNPAPFGFEAPEEILQDVMRNLPTAQGYCDSKGLYSARKAIMQECQRREIPGVGIEDIYIGNGVSELIVMALQALLNDGDEVLIPAPDYPLWTAAANLAGGHAVHYRCDEQADWAPDLDDIRAKVTAHTRALVIINPNNPTGAVYPPEVVRELLEIARQHDLVVFSDEIYDKILYDDVEHVSTGALAGEDQLVVTMNGLSKSYRCAGFRSGWLILSGSIAKQRAADFIQGLTMLASMRLCANVPAQHAIQTALGGYQSINDLILPGGRLLAQRDITFEKLNAIPGVSCVKPKGALYAFPRLDPKVFNIQDDQQMVLDLLLQEKILLVQGTAFNWPEPDHVRIVTLPWADQLGDALDRFARFLSRYRQ, from the coding sequence ATGGACACCACACCGATCCGGAAATCGCACAAGCTGCACAACGTCTGCTATGACATCCGCGGCCCGGTGCTCGACCACGCCAAGCGCCTGGAGGAGGAAGGCCAGCGCATCCTCAAGCTCAACATCGGCAACCCCGCCCCGTTCGGCTTCGAGGCGCCGGAGGAGATCCTCCAGGACGTGATGCGCAACCTGCCGACCGCCCAGGGCTACTGCGACTCCAAGGGCCTCTACTCGGCACGCAAGGCGATCATGCAGGAGTGCCAGCGCCGCGAGATCCCGGGTGTCGGCATCGAGGACATCTACATCGGCAACGGTGTCTCCGAGCTGATCGTGATGGCCCTGCAGGCGCTGCTCAACGACGGTGACGAGGTGCTGATCCCGGCCCCCGACTACCCGCTGTGGACCGCCGCCGCCAACCTCGCCGGCGGCCACGCCGTGCACTACCGCTGCGACGAGCAGGCCGACTGGGCACCGGATCTCGACGATATCCGCGCCAAGGTGACCGCCCATACCCGGGCGCTCGTCATCATCAACCCCAACAACCCCACCGGCGCCGTCTACCCGCCGGAAGTGGTGCGCGAACTGCTCGAGATCGCCCGCCAACACGACCTGGTGGTGTTCTCCGACGAGATCTACGACAAGATCCTCTACGACGACGTGGAGCACGTCTCCACCGGCGCCCTGGCCGGCGAGGACCAACTGGTGGTCACCATGAACGGGCTCTCCAAGAGCTACCGCTGCGCCGGCTTCCGCTCCGGCTGGTTGATCCTCTCCGGCAGCATCGCCAAGCAGCGTGCCGCCGACTTCATCCAGGGGCTGACCATGCTCGCCTCGATGCGCCTGTGCGCCAACGTACCGGCCCAGCACGCCATCCAGACCGCCCTCGGCGGCTACCAGTCGATCAATGACCTGATCCTGCCCGGCGGCCGCCTACTGGCCCAGCGCGACATCACCTTTGAAAAGCTCAACGCCATTCCCGGGGTGAGCTGTGTGAAGCCCAAGGGGGCGCTCTACGCCTTCCCGCGCCTGGATCCCAAGGTGTTCAATATCCAGGACGACCAGCAGATGGTGCTCGACCTGCTGCTCCAGGAGAAGATCCTGCTGGTCCAGGGTACCGCCTTCAACTGGCCGGAACCCGACCACGTGCGGATTGTGACCCTGCCCTGGGCCGACCAGCTCGGCGATGCACTGGACCGCTTCGCCCGCTTCCTGTCGCGCTATCGCCAGTAG
- the htpX gene encoding protease HtpX: MMRILLFLATNLAVLLVASITLRLLGVEGYLSDQGINFQSLLIFCFIFGMAGSMVSLFISKWMAKRSTGTVVIETPSNATEQWLVDTVAELARDAGIKTPEVGIFPAQQSNAFATGWNKDDALVAVSAGLLNRMRPEEVRAVLAHEIGHVANGDMVTLALIQGVVNTFVMFFARVIAHLIDGFLKSRSDGEGGLGFMGYFAVVMVAEVVFGIAASAIVAWFSRFREYRADAAGAKLAGSGAMINALTRLKGETELPDQMPDTLRAMAITKGQTRSLVERLFASHPPLDDRIRALKEAAYRQ, translated from the coding sequence ATGATGCGAATCCTGCTCTTCCTGGCCACCAACCTGGCGGTACTGCTGGTGGCCAGCATCACCCTGCGCCTGCTGGGCGTGGAGGGCTACCTCAGCGACCAGGGGATCAACTTCCAGAGCCTGCTGATCTTCTGCTTCATCTTCGGCATGGCCGGCTCGATGGTCTCGCTGTTCATCTCCAAGTGGATGGCCAAGCGCAGCACCGGCACCGTGGTGATCGAGACGCCATCGAATGCCACCGAGCAATGGCTGGTGGACACCGTGGCGGAACTGGCCCGGGATGCCGGCATCAAGACCCCGGAGGTCGGCATCTTCCCGGCCCAGCAGTCCAACGCCTTCGCCACCGGCTGGAACAAGGATGACGCCCTGGTGGCGGTCTCCGCCGGCCTGCTCAACCGCATGCGTCCGGAGGAGGTACGCGCGGTGCTGGCCCACGAGATCGGCCACGTGGCCAACGGCGACATGGTCACCCTGGCGCTGATCCAGGGCGTGGTGAACACCTTCGTGATGTTCTTCGCCCGAGTGATCGCCCATCTGATCGACGGCTTCCTGAAGAGCCGCAGCGACGGTGAGGGCGGCCTGGGCTTCATGGGCTACTTCGCGGTGGTCATGGTGGCCGAGGTCGTGTTCGGTATCGCTGCCTCCGCCATCGTCGCCTGGTTCTCGCGTTTCCGCGAGTATCGCGCCGACGCCGCCGGGGCCAAGCTCGCCGGCTCCGGGGCCATGATCAATGCCCTCACCCGCCTCAAGGGCGAGACCGAACTGCCCGACCAGATGCCCGACACCCTGCGTGCCATGGCCATCACCAAGGGACAGACGCGTTCATTGGTGGAGCGCCTGTTCGCCAGCCACCCGCCGCTGGATGATCGCATCCGCGCCCTCAAGGAAGCGGCCTACCGGCAGTAG
- the pdxB gene encoding 4-phosphoerythronate dehydrogenase PdxB has translation MRILVDTNVPAAEACFGSLGELIRRPGREITAADLSDIDVLVVRSITRVDAALLAEARRLRFVGTCTIGTDHVDSALLAERGIAFSSAPGCNAEAVVDYVLVSLSALAERQGWRLAERRVGVVGAGNVGGRLLRRLSAMGIDWLACDPPRVEAERGEAGGSPGGALAGFVDLDTLIDECDVLCLHTPLVREGPHATHHLLDAERIATLAPGTVLLNAGRGDCLDGQALRARLAGQGDINAILDVWEDEPGIDAALRDLVELATPHIAGYSLDGKLRGTYQVTRALCRAFGLPCRLTLDELLPTPPLRSLTLGDGLGQEEVLRLAMRAVYDPRRDHDALHRESRRQGMAAGFDACRAAYPLRREFSTLEVALTEPDETLAALLAGAGLRVTSPP, from the coding sequence GGGAGATCACCGCCGCCGACCTGAGCGATATCGATGTCCTGGTGGTGCGCTCGATCACCCGGGTCGATGCGGCGCTGCTCGCCGAGGCGCGACGGCTGCGCTTCGTGGGCACCTGCACCATCGGCACCGACCATGTGGATAGTGCGCTGCTGGCCGAGCGCGGCATCGCCTTCTCCAGCGCCCCGGGCTGTAACGCCGAGGCGGTGGTCGACTATGTGCTGGTGAGCCTCTCGGCCCTCGCCGAGCGCCAGGGCTGGCGGCTCGCCGAGCGCCGCGTGGGGGTGGTCGGCGCCGGCAACGTGGGCGGGCGGCTGCTGCGCCGCCTCTCGGCCATGGGCATCGACTGGCTGGCCTGCGACCCGCCCAGGGTCGAGGCAGAAAGGGGTGAGGCGGGAGGCTCCCCGGGAGGAGCCCTGGCCGGTTTCGTGGACCTGGATACGCTGATCGACGAGTGCGATGTGCTCTGCCTGCACACCCCCCTGGTGCGCGAGGGCCCCCATGCCACCCATCACCTGCTCGATGCCGAGCGCATCGCCACCCTGGCGCCGGGGACGGTGCTGCTCAATGCCGGACGCGGTGACTGCCTCGATGGCCAAGCACTGCGTGCGCGCCTGGCGGGGCAGGGTGATATCAACGCTATTCTCGACGTCTGGGAGGATGAGCCCGGCATCGACGCGGCGCTGCGTGACCTGGTCGAACTCGCCACCCCGCATATCGCCGGCTATAGCCTCGACGGCAAGCTGCGCGGCACTTACCAGGTCACCCGGGCGTTATGCCGGGCGTTTGGCCTGCCGTGCCGGCTCACCCTCGACGAACTGCTGCCGACGCCCCCGCTGCGCTCCCTCACGCTTGGCGATGGGCTCGGGCAGGAGGAGGTGCTGCGCCTGGCCATGCGCGCCGTCTACGACCCGCGCCGCGACCACGATGCCCTGCACCGCGAGAGTCGCCGCCAGGGCATGGCCGCCGGCTTCGATGCCTGCCGAGCGGCCTATCCGCTGCGCCGGGAGTTCTCGACCCTGGAGGTGGCGCTGACGGAGCCGGACGAGACGCTCGCTGCCTTGCTGGCGGGGGCGGGGTTGCGGGTCACGTCCCCCCCCTGA